One Glycine max cultivar Williams 82 chromosome 3, Glycine_max_v4.0, whole genome shotgun sequence DNA window includes the following coding sequences:
- the LOC100499762 gene encoding SOUL heme-binding family protein — protein MGLVFGKISVETAKYEVIKSTSEYEIRKYAPSVVAEVTYDPSQFKGNKDGGFMILANYIGAVGKPQNTKPEKIAMTAPVITKDSVGGDGETIAMTAPVVTKEGGGEGEEGNKNNKMVTMQFVLPAVYGKAEEAPKPTDERVVIREEGERKYGVVKFGGVASEQVVREKVEKLRESLEKDGFKVVGEVQSSLDNSCVQDQRGYDPG, from the coding sequence ATGGGTTTAGTGTTTGGAAAGATTAGCGTTGAGACAGCAAAATATGAAGTGATCAAATCCACAAGCGAGTACGAAATTCGCAAGTATGCACCCTCAGTAGTGGCTGAAGTCACATATGACCCATCACAGTTCAAGGGGAACAAAGATGGTGGCTTTATGATTTTGGCCAATTACATTGGTGCTGTGGGGAAGCCCCAGAACACCAAGCCTGAAAAGATTGCCATGACTGCACCGGTTATAACAAAGGACAGTGTTGGTGGGGATGGTGAGACGATTGCTATGACGGCCCCCGTTGTGACGAAGGAGGGTGGCGGTGAAGGCGAAGAAGGGAATAAGAATAACAAGATGGTGACTATGCAGTTTGTTTTGCCGGCTGTGTATGGGAAAGCCGAAGAGGCGCCTAAGCCGACCGATGAGAGGGTTGTGATCAGAGAAGAGGGTGAGAGGAAGTATGGGGTGGTGAAGTTTGGAGGAGTGGCGTCGGAGCAAGTGGTGAGGGAGAAGGTGGAGAAGCTGAGGGAGAGTTTGGAGAAAGATGGGTTTAAGGTTGTTGGGGAGGTACAATCCTCCTTGGACAATTCCTGCGTTCAGGACCAACGAGGTTATGATCCCGGTTGA
- the LOC100500402 gene encoding uncharacterized protein LOC100500402 (The RefSeq protein has 1 substitution compared to this genomic sequence): MRIGVLLSGILIVLHDLMGFWTLLEGFLLFANALAILNEDRFLARRGWTLAEMTGPQRNSLKGQVMGLIYACQFLRLPLILFNVITIIVKLFSG; encoded by the exons atgaggaTTGGTGTTCTGTTGTCTGGGATCCTTATTGTTCTCCATGATTTG ATGGGGTTCTGGACATTGCTAGAAGGTTTTCTGCTCTTTGCAAATGCATTGGCAATTTTGAATGAGGACCGGTTCCTTGCTCGAAGAGGATGGACATTGGCAGAAATGACAGGACCACAGAGGAATTCTCTTAAAGGGCAAGTAATAGGGCTTATATATGCCTGTCAATTCTTGAGACTTCCCCTTATTCTCTTCAACGTTATCACCATAATTGTGAAGCTGTTCTCTGGATAA
- the LOC100500402 gene encoding uncharacterized protein isoform X2, translating to MGFWTLLEGFLLFANALAILNEDRFLARRGWTLAEMTGPQRNSLKGQVIGLIYACQFLRLPLILFNVITIIVKLFSG from the coding sequence ATGGGGTTCTGGACATTGCTAGAAGGTTTTCTGCTCTTTGCAAATGCATTGGCAATTTTGAATGAGGACCGGTTCCTTGCTCGAAGAGGATGGACATTGGCAGAAATGACAGGACCACAGAGGAATTCTCTTAAAGGGCAAGTAATAGGGCTTATATATGCCTGTCAATTCTTGAGACTTCCCCTTATTCTCTTCAACGTTATCACCATAATTGTGAAGCTGTTCTCTGGATAA
- the LOC100500402 gene encoding uncharacterized protein isoform X1, producing the protein MRIGVLLSGILIVLHDLKMGFWTLLEGFLLFANALAILNEDRFLARRGWTLAEMTGPQRNSLKGQVIGLIYACQFLRLPLILFNVITIIVKLFSG; encoded by the exons atgaggaTTGGTGTTCTGTTGTCTGGGATCCTTATTGTTCTCCATGATTTG AAGATGGGGTTCTGGACATTGCTAGAAGGTTTTCTGCTCTTTGCAAATGCATTGGCAATTTTGAATGAGGACCGGTTCCTTGCTCGAAGAGGATGGACATTGGCAGAAATGACAGGACCACAGAGGAATTCTCTTAAAGGGCAAGTAATAGGGCTTATATATGCCTGTCAATTCTTGAGACTTCCCCTTATTCTCTTCAACGTTATCACCATAATTGTGAAGCTGTTCTCTGGATAA
- the LOC102669828 gene encoding uncharacterized protein, whose protein sequence is MERVLADVLRDQRKLGNKGDEGWKRSALNVAAAVLSTSFNVNVTSDNVKNRIKLWRSWYGIVSDILGQSGFDWDGTKHMITVENENAWNEYCTSHKSAKPFRYKVLQNWDDIVDLCAKDRATGHGAETAMDADEAMSRETNEVEFMGLGATAIDLEEPNSNTKGKRQGSTSSGTHPHKRKMGEKEGITTSLDKMANSFNRMVEKMDGKVDDEDIQEVLREAALIPDLNRQQ, encoded by the exons ATGGAACGTGTATTGGCTGATGTACTTAGAGATCAAAGGAAGTTGGGCAACAAGGGTGACGAAGGTTGGAAAAGGTCAGCATTGAATGTTGCAGCCGCAGTGTTATCTACAAGCTTCAATGTTAATGTCACATCAGATAATGTCAAAAACCGTATCAAATTATGGAGATCGTGGTATGGTATTGTAAGTGACATCCTTGGCCAAAGTGGATTTGATTGGGATGGCACTAAGCACATGATCACAGTTGAGAATgaaaatgcttggaatgaatatTGCACT TCGCATAAATCGGCTAAACCGTTTCGATACAAGGTGCTTCAAAATTGGGATGATATAGTGGATTTGTGTGCTAAAGATAGAGCCACCGGTCATGGAGCTGAAACTGCTATGGATGCTGATGAAGCGATGAGTAGAGAAACAAATGAAGTGGAATTCATGGGGTTAGGTGCTACTGCCATAGATTTAGAAGAACCAAACTCTaatacaaaaggaaaaagacaaGGTTCGACTTCTTCTGGCACACATCCTCACAAGAGAAAGAtgggagaaaaagaaggaataaCAACTTCTTTGGATAAAATGGCGAACTCTTTTAACCGAATGGTGGAAAAAATGGATGGTAAAGTTGATGATGAAGATATTCAAGAAGTATTACGTGAGGCAGCTTTGATACCAGATCTTAATAGACAACAATGA
- the LOC100810729 gene encoding fructokinase-like 1, chloroplastic gives MASLHHLLLLPFPHSSTPHKPPSFQRSKTLLRASTVESPTPKRRGRKKKPETQTPSNNTPPPQNADNKTEEDELHDYDDGVDFPYSDPPLICCFGLARKEFVPAVRVQDYPMHPDIYSEWKMLQWKPPEFARAPGGPPSNVAVAHARLGGRAAFLGKVGDDEFGEEMVLMMNEERVQTRGVKIDSKCRTGCSYMKVKFEEEGRMKMETVREAAEDSLLANELNLAVLKEARIFHFNSEVLTCPSMESTLFRAIKWTKKFDGLVFFDLNLPLPLWRSHDETREIIKKAWNEADIIEVSRSELEFLLDEEYYERKRNYRPQYFAENYEQTKNRQEYYHYTAEEVSPLWHDRLKFLFVTDGTLGIHYYTPSFDGSVMGTEDVLITPYTCDRTGSGDAVVAAILRKLTTCPEMFENQDVLERQLRFAVAAGIISQWTIGAVRGFPTESATQNLKEQVYVPSLW, from the exons ATGGCGTCACTTCACCAcctccttcttcttcccttccccCACTCTTCAACCCCACACAAACCTCCCTCCTTCCAACGCAGTAAAACCTTACTCCGAGCCTCCACCGTCGAATCCCCAACCCCAAAACGCCGCGGCAGAAAGAAAAAACCCGAAACACAAACCCCCTCAAACAACACCCCTCCCCCCCAAAACGCAGACAACAAAACAGAAGAAGACGAGCTCCACGACTACGACGACGGCGTGGACTTCCCCTACTCGGACCCTCCCTTAATATGCTGCTTCGGCTTGGCGCGGAAGGAGTTCGTCCCTGCGGTGCGGGTGCAGGACTACCCGATGCACCCGGACATCTACTCCGAGTGGAAGATGCTGCAGTGGAAGCCCCCCGAGTTCGCACGTGCGCCGGGCGGCCCGCCGTCCAACGTGGCCGTGGCGCACGCGCGCCTCGGGGGGCGGGCGGCGTTCCTGGGGAAGGTCGGGGACGACGAGTTTGGAGAGGAGATGGTGCTGATGATGAACGAGGAGAGGGTTCAGACGAGAGGGGTGAAGATTGATTCGAAGTGCAGGACGGGGTGCTCCTACATGAAGGTGAAGTTTGAGGAAGAAGGGAGGATGAAGATGGAGACGGTTAGGGAGGCCGCGGAGGACTCGCTTCTTGCAAATGAACTCAACCTTGCCGTTTTGAAAGAG GCAAGGATTTTCCATTTCAATTCAGAAGTTCTAACATGCCCCTCGATGGAATCAACCCTATTCAGAGCAATTAAGTGGACTAAGAAGTTTGACGGCCTTGTATTTTTTGATTTAAATCTGCCATTACCTCTGTGGAGATCACATGATGAAACaagagaaattattaaaaaagcaTGGAATGAAGCAGACATAATTGAAGTTTCACGAAGTGAACTAGAATTCCTTCTAGATGAAGAATATTATGAGAGGAAGAGAAATTATAGGCCACAGTACTTTGCTGAAAATTATGAACAAACCAAGAATCGACAAGAGTATTACCATTACACTGCTGAAGAAGTCTCGCCTTTGTGGCATGATCGACTTAAATTCCTGTTTGTGACTGATGGAACACTTGGAATTCACTACTATACCCCTTCTTTCGATGGGTCTGTGATGGGAACTGAAGATGTGCTCATAACACCATATACTTGTGATAGAACAGGCTCGGGTGATGCTGTTGTGGCTGCCATTTTAAGAAAACTAACCACTTGCCCTGAAATGTTTGAAAATCAAGATGTTTTGGAGAGACAGCTACGCTTTGCTGTTGCAGCAGGAATTATATCTCAATGGACTATTGGTGCAGTTAGAGGTTTCCCTACTGAAAGTGCTACTCAGAATCTCAAAGAACAAGTTTATGTGCCTTCATTGTGGTGA